A window from Chryseobacterium vaccae encodes these proteins:
- the dnaK gene encoding molecular chaperone DnaK — MSKIIGIDLGTTNSCVAVMEGKDPVVIPNAEGKRTTPSIVAFTEDGERKVGDPAKRQAVTNPKKTVYSIKRFIGTHFKEDAKEISRVPYEVVAGPNDTVKVKIDDREYTPQEISAMTLQKMKKTAEDYLGQEVTRAVITVPAYFNDAQRQATKEAGEIAGLKVERIINEPTAAALAYGLDKNHKDQKIAVYDLGGGTFDISILDLGDGVFEVLSTNGDTHLGGDDFDDVIINWMADEFKAEEGVDLKTDAIALQRLKEAAEKAKIELSSSPQTEINLPYITATATGPKHLVKTLTKAKFEQLSADLVRRSMEPVAKALKDAGLSTSDIDEVILVGGSTRIPIIQEEVEKFFGKKPSKGVNPDEVVAIGAAIQGGVLTGDVKDVLLLDVTPLSLGIETMGSVFTKLIEANTTIPTKKSEVFSTASDNQPAVSIRVGQGERSMFNDNKEIGRFDLTDIPPAPRGVPQIEVTFDIDANGILSVSAKDKGTGKEQTIKIQASSGLSDEEIERMKKEAQENSAADAKKKEEVEIFNKADGLIFQTEKQLKEFGEKLSADKKAAIEAAHAELKTAFEAKNADDVKAKTEALDAAWMAASEELYAAGQQPGADAGAGAQNPGGNNAGGEDVQDADFEEVK, encoded by the coding sequence ATGAGTAAAATAATTGGAATTGACCTAGGAACAACCAACTCTTGTGTTGCTGTAATGGAGGGTAAAGACCCTGTTGTTATTCCTAATGCTGAAGGTAAAAGAACAACACCTTCTATCGTAGCATTTACAGAAGATGGTGAAAGAAAAGTAGGAGATCCTGCCAAAAGACAGGCTGTAACGAATCCAAAGAAAACTGTATACTCTATCAAAAGATTTATCGGAACTCATTTTAAAGAAGATGCTAAGGAAATTTCAAGAGTACCTTACGAAGTAGTAGCAGGACCGAATGATACCGTAAAAGTAAAAATTGACGACAGAGAATATACTCCACAGGAAATTTCTGCAATGACTCTTCAGAAAATGAAGAAAACGGCTGAAGATTATCTTGGACAGGAAGTAACGAGAGCGGTAATCACTGTTCCAGCTTACTTTAATGATGCACAGAGACAGGCTACTAAAGAAGCTGGTGAAATCGCTGGTCTTAAAGTAGAAAGAATCATCAACGAACCTACAGCTGCAGCGTTAGCTTACGGTCTTGATAAAAACCATAAAGATCAGAAAATCGCGGTATATGACCTTGGAGGTGGTACTTTTGATATCTCTATCCTTGATTTAGGAGACGGTGTATTTGAAGTATTGTCTACAAACGGTGATACTCACCTTGGAGGTGACGACTTTGATGATGTGATCATCAACTGGATGGCTGATGAGTTCAAAGCTGAAGAAGGAGTAGATTTAAAAACTGATGCCATTGCTCTTCAAAGATTGAAAGAAGCGGCTGAAAAAGCAAAAATCGAATTGTCTTCTTCTCCACAGACTGAGATCAACCTTCCTTATATCACAGCTACAGCTACAGGTCCTAAACACTTAGTGAAGACTTTAACTAAAGCTAAATTCGAGCAATTATCTGCAGATCTTGTAAGAAGATCTATGGAGCCGGTTGCTAAAGCATTAAAAGATGCAGGTTTATCTACTTCAGATATCGACGAAGTAATCCTGGTAGGAGGTTCTACAAGAATCCCGATCATTCAGGAAGAAGTTGAAAAATTCTTCGGTAAAAAACCTTCTAAAGGAGTGAACCCGGATGAGGTTGTAGCAATTGGTGCAGCTATTCAGGGTGGTGTATTAACAGGTGATGTAAAAGACGTATTACTTCTTGACGTTACCCCGCTTTCTTTAGGTATCGAAACAATGGGATCTGTATTCACTAAATTAATTGAAGCGAATACTACCATTCCAACGAAGAAATCTGAAGTATTCTCTACTGCTTCTGACAACCAGCCGGCAGTAAGCATCAGAGTAGGACAGGGAGAAAGATCCATGTTCAACGATAACAAAGAAATTGGTAGATTTGATCTTACAGATATCCCGCCAGCACCAAGAGGAGTTCCTCAGATTGAAGTAACTTTCGATATTGATGCTAACGGTATCCTAAGCGTATCAGCTAAAGATAAAGGAACAGGTAAAGAGCAGACGATTAAAATTCAGGCGTCTTCAGGTCTTTCTGACGAAGAAATTGAAAGAATGAAGAAAGAAGCTCAGGAAAACTCTGCAGCTGATGCTAAGAAGAAAGAAGAAGTTGAGATCTTCAATAAAGCTGACGGATTGATCTTCCAGACTGAAAAGCAATTGAAAGAATTCGGTGAAAAACTTTCTGCTGACAAAAAAGCAGCTATTGAAGCAGCTCACGCAGAATTGAAAACAGCTTTCGAAGCTAAAAATGCTGACGACGTAAAAGCTAAAACTGAAGCGTTAGATGCAGCTTGGATGGCCGCTTCTGAAGAATTGTACGCAGCTGGTCAACAGCCAGGTGCTGATGCGGGTGCAGGAGCTCAAAACCCTGGAGGTAACAATGCTGGAGGTGAGGATGTACAAGATGCAGACTTCGAAGAGGTGAAATAA
- a CDS encoding T9SS type A sorting domain-containing protein, translating to MRKLYMSTLMICTVLSISAQEILWQKDLKSSTQDFLSQITTTIDQQYLITGSSIQTKDQQSVANSQKQNNGYDFHLVKLNQQGEQVWEKYLSGQNHDYLSASVSTQEGGFLIAGTSYSGKGLDKKEESKGGSDLWLVRLNEFGDELWQKTLGTASDEEARAVVQTTDLGFFVAGNVQNSSKGYGSKDAWIIRLDKDGKELSQIILGGKGLDEIEKMIPTKDGGVLIGIYSRSSVGGNKKTENSGEGDYWMVKLDKTGKVEWEKNYGGKGDDHLRTLALTSTGYVIGGESRSERSGNKTVGIEEGTDLWLVALNERGEEQWQKSYNFKNRDILMGMSVIHSADDKTSKGILLGGYTQAEGRIEKDDETFWMLYLDQEGNEQWRKHIVGENRKKEERLSDIKLNRDGSIILAGTSAEELGKENWKIVKLGDSQLDKLIEKQDIKIYPNPVSDYAYIEIGMQFQNADILVYDMGGRQLQTVKTKNKVTKINTQPLVQGAYLVVIKTDTNKIANAKLIKK from the coding sequence ATGAGAAAACTCTACATGAGTACATTAATGATATGCACGGTCCTGAGTATATCAGCTCAAGAAATTCTCTGGCAGAAAGACCTCAAATCCTCCACTCAGGATTTCCTAAGCCAGATTACCACCACTATCGATCAGCAGTACCTGATTACCGGAAGTTCCATTCAAACGAAAGATCAACAGTCAGTTGCTAACAGCCAAAAGCAAAACAACGGCTACGATTTCCACTTGGTTAAACTCAACCAGCAGGGAGAGCAGGTCTGGGAAAAATACCTTTCAGGACAAAACCACGATTATCTTTCCGCTTCTGTTTCTACCCAAGAAGGTGGATTTTTAATTGCAGGAACCTCCTATTCCGGAAAAGGACTGGATAAAAAAGAAGAATCCAAAGGCGGATCAGACCTCTGGCTGGTAAGATTGAATGAATTCGGGGATGAATTATGGCAGAAAACTTTAGGCACCGCCTCTGATGAAGAAGCCAGAGCGGTCGTTCAGACTACCGACTTAGGGTTCTTTGTGGCAGGCAACGTTCAGAACTCATCCAAAGGTTATGGCTCTAAAGATGCCTGGATCATCAGACTCGATAAAGATGGAAAAGAACTTTCTCAGATCATTTTAGGTGGAAAAGGACTGGATGAAATAGAGAAAATGATCCCGACAAAAGATGGTGGTGTCCTAATAGGGATTTATTCACGAAGCTCAGTTGGAGGAAACAAGAAAACTGAAAACTCGGGAGAAGGTGATTACTGGATGGTGAAGCTTGATAAAACGGGAAAAGTAGAATGGGAAAAGAACTATGGAGGCAAGGGTGATGATCATTTAAGAACTCTTGCTTTAACATCCACGGGCTATGTTATTGGAGGAGAATCCAGATCAGAGAGATCAGGCAATAAAACCGTAGGCATAGAAGAAGGAACCGATCTTTGGCTTGTCGCTTTAAACGAAAGAGGAGAAGAACAGTGGCAGAAATCCTACAACTTTAAAAACCGGGATATTCTGATGGGGATGAGTGTGATTCATTCAGCGGATGATAAAACTTCCAAAGGAATATTACTTGGCGGTTACACCCAGGCAGAAGGCAGAATAGAAAAAGATGATGAAACGTTCTGGATGCTGTATCTGGATCAGGAGGGCAACGAACAGTGGAGAAAACACATCGTAGGAGAAAACCGAAAGAAAGAAGAAAGACTTTCAGATATTAAACTCAATAGAGATGGTTCTATCATTCTTGCCGGCACTAGTGCAGAGGAACTCGGAAAAGAGAACTGGAAGATAGTGAAACTGGGCGACAGTCAGCTGGATAAGCTCATCGAAAAACAGGACATCAAAATTTATCCGAATCCGGTCTCCGATTATGCTTACATAGAAATAGGTATGCAATTCCAAAATGCAGATATTTTGGTGTATGACATGGGTGGAAGACAGCTTCAGACGGTGAAAACTAAGAATAAAGTGACTAAGATTAATACCCAGCCACTGGTTCAAGGGGCTTACTTGGTGGTGATCAAGACGGATACGAATAAAATAGCGAATGCAAAACTGATAAAGAAATGA
- a CDS encoding DUF5977 domain-containing protein has protein sequence MKKVTILIATLYTIAGYAQANSPIIQNAVNNTAAQSPNAAALFRYSEIPVSLYTGVPDINIPLYTIKEGDIEIPISISYHAGGIKVNDEASSVGLGWSLNAGGRVSQVITGNNDFNSYGYYYIYPKSATGYIGSISGCPTPPWNNSTAVRSFYSNNFRLITDPNYNTLYTEYDFQPDLFLINLPNKTYKAYLDMTKTTQTDYPKFAIAEQPNIDFKLIPISGGYAPSSNGNNKFSVIDEAGLNYSFDSVQEITTPLIGTYITGASQYLSKIEDTKGRKINFYYTEKMYADRLAGCRTTRYNYTYPPNDPNNPHFTNTSPGLTQCNKQTVGESFIKKIEFSNGWIEFSWEDREDVNKSKKLSSIKIYNNYRLVKQYDFNYDYFISNDNLDTNSLASWLEASNNKIFTHRLRLLGLTESLTNEKYTFDYNSTYNLPNKISFSSDFWGYYNGQNNSDSYIPDPDKYIKGQNPFIVNSFNQDQSGYWYNASAYSSFPEPDMRHINFTVDGKHYLADRRASVHALAGILTKINYPTGGKTEFEYELNTFSNYPIQSLLDNQATGTTRDYSYGGGIRIKNIITTDSPGVPPLIKNYIYDELNSNGTKFVSNGNLSEFPKFYEIENRCYIVKGGSTRQILSNTSCPDIYTPNVGSPDHPFKLSVYEGGQSQGLSTLPQGGLVGYSKVTEQIIGKGKTESFFTNNYNSSCLSMIPRGLSLNIGNGNKINERYYDNNSLIKEVIYNYRFNYPDQLNTYFISGAVLEPVTKFTPEFSGAQDNYPSFGGLIHSYSINLYKSLLESTTTKEYFPAGSGTFTETKTFNTYNNKYLPSTQKTVYPDTSISEIAYNYAQEKGNQLMISKNMVGIPLETITTKSLNGITKTTSKLETIYTFSLPDSQTGNFVLPKSIISYDLANSNNSETEITMDKYDSGNLVQYTNKAGISVSVIWGYKGRLPIARIEGAKYSDVAPYVIDIISKSNDDALNPSKENALLTALDNLRKNANLANYQITTYSYDPLIGVTSITPPSGVREYYKYDVTNRLEKIVDVNNKILKEFKYKYGSNPAVIYTNSEKSKIFTRATCTGNTVGGSYTYAVPGGVYTSNISQLAADQKALDDINANGQNMADQNGPCMPIIPCSFTFSPTLGSPQYSYNATTTVNGTVRFYLSFSGYGIWQNWSGGINIGKVGPACAPSVDRIIMYNEGGRQWRIYIDTSGNCTASLISGTVDPSSQSPLNFNFQYQK, from the coding sequence ATGAAAAAAGTAACCATTTTAATTGCAACTTTATATACTATTGCTGGATATGCTCAGGCTAATTCCCCTATCATACAAAATGCTGTCAATAATACTGCTGCTCAATCCCCTAATGCAGCAGCTTTATTCAGATATTCAGAAATTCCAGTTTCATTATATACAGGAGTTCCCGACATTAATATTCCACTTTATACAATAAAAGAGGGCGATATAGAGATTCCTATATCAATCTCTTATCATGCAGGAGGAATAAAAGTAAATGATGAAGCTTCATCCGTGGGGCTTGGATGGTCATTAAATGCCGGAGGAAGGGTATCTCAAGTTATCACAGGAAATAATGATTTTAATTCATACGGATATTATTATATTTATCCTAAAAGTGCCACTGGCTATATAGGATCAATATCCGGATGTCCAACTCCTCCTTGGAATAATAGTACTGCGGTACGATCTTTTTACTCTAACAATTTTCGATTAATAACAGATCCTAATTATAACACACTCTATACTGAATATGATTTTCAACCTGATTTATTTTTAATTAATCTTCCAAATAAGACATATAAAGCTTATTTGGATATGACAAAAACTACTCAAACCGACTATCCCAAATTTGCTATAGCAGAACAACCTAATATTGATTTTAAGTTAATCCCAATTTCAGGAGGTTATGCACCCAGTTCTAATGGAAATAATAAATTTAGTGTTATTGATGAAGCTGGTTTAAACTATTCTTTTGATAGTGTTCAAGAGATTACAACACCATTGATTGGAACGTATATTACTGGAGCCTCTCAATATTTATCTAAAATTGAAGATACTAAAGGTCGGAAAATCAACTTTTATTATACAGAGAAAATGTATGCTGATAGATTGGCAGGATGTAGAACAACAAGGTATAATTATACTTATCCACCTAATGACCCAAACAATCCTCATTTTACAAACACTTCTCCAGGTTTGACACAATGTAATAAACAAACAGTTGGTGAAAGCTTTATAAAAAAAATAGAATTTTCGAATGGATGGATTGAATTCAGTTGGGAAGATAGAGAAGATGTTAATAAATCGAAAAAATTATCTTCAATCAAAATTTATAATAATTATAGATTAGTAAAACAGTATGATTTTAATTATGATTATTTTATTTCAAACGACAATCTTGATACAAACTCATTAGCAAGCTGGCTTGAAGCATCAAATAATAAAATATTTACACATAGGCTCCGATTACTTGGGTTAACAGAGTCTTTAACTAATGAAAAATATACCTTCGACTATAATTCAACATATAATTTGCCTAATAAGATAAGCTTTTCTTCTGATTTTTGGGGGTATTATAATGGGCAGAATAATAGTGATAGTTATATACCAGATCCTGATAAATATATAAAGGGGCAAAACCCTTTTATAGTTAATTCGTTCAATCAAGATCAATCAGGATATTGGTATAATGCTAGTGCTTATTCTTCGTTTCCTGAACCAGATATGCGTCATATTAACTTTACAGTGGATGGAAAACATTATTTAGCTGATAGAAGAGCCTCTGTACATGCACTTGCAGGTATTTTAACAAAAATCAATTATCCGACCGGAGGAAAAACAGAGTTTGAGTATGAACTTAATACTTTTTCAAATTATCCTATACAATCTCTTTTGGATAACCAGGCTACGGGTACAACACGTGATTACAGTTATGGAGGTGGGATAAGAATTAAAAATATCATAACTACAGATAGCCCAGGAGTGCCCCCTTTAATTAAAAATTATATTTATGATGAATTGAACAGTAATGGGACAAAATTTGTTTCTAATGGTAATTTATCCGAATTTCCTAAATTTTATGAAATAGAAAATAGATGCTACATTGTCAAGGGAGGGTCTACTAGACAAATTCTCTCCAATACAAGTTGCCCAGATATTTATACTCCAAATGTAGGCTCTCCTGATCACCCATTTAAACTTTCTGTCTATGAAGGAGGGCAATCTCAAGGATTATCTACATTGCCTCAGGGAGGGCTTGTCGGATATTCGAAAGTAACTGAACAAATTATAGGGAAAGGAAAAACGGAAAGTTTTTTTACTAATAATTATAATTCTAGTTGTTTAAGTATGATTCCAAGAGGATTATCATTAAATATAGGTAATGGAAATAAAATTAATGAACGATATTACGATAATAATTCTTTAATAAAAGAAGTAATATATAATTATAGATTCAATTATCCGGATCAGCTGAATACTTATTTCATTTCTGGAGCTGTATTGGAGCCTGTAACTAAATTTACACCTGAATTTAGTGGGGCACAAGATAATTATCCTTCATTTGGAGGACTTATACATAGTTATTCAATAAATCTTTATAAATCTTTATTAGAATCCACAACTACAAAAGAATATTTTCCTGCAGGATCAGGCACTTTCACAGAAACAAAAACTTTCAATACTTATAATAATAAATATTTGCCAAGTACTCAAAAGACGGTTTATCCTGATACCTCAATAAGCGAAATAGCTTACAACTATGCTCAGGAGAAAGGAAATCAACTGATGATTAGTAAGAATATGGTGGGGATTCCATTAGAGACTATTACGACAAAGAGTCTTAATGGAATTACGAAAACAACTTCCAAACTAGAGACTATTTATACCTTCTCATTACCAGATTCTCAAACAGGAAATTTTGTTCTGCCAAAATCCATTATTTCCTATGATTTAGCAAACAGTAATAACTCTGAAACGGAAATAACTATGGATAAATATGATTCTGGTAATCTTGTACAATACACAAACAAAGCCGGCATATCCGTTTCAGTTATTTGGGGCTATAAGGGCAGATTACCAATTGCAAGGATCGAAGGTGCAAAATATAGCGATGTAGCTCCATACGTCATTGATATTATATCAAAATCTAATGATGATGCCTTAAATCCCAGTAAGGAAAACGCTTTATTAACAGCACTGGATAATCTGAGAAAAAATGCTAATCTAGCTAATTATCAAATCACAACATATAGTTATGACCCTCTGATTGGTGTAACCAGTATTACTCCTCCATCTGGAGTAAGGGAGTATTATAAATATGATGTAACTAATAGGCTGGAGAAAATTGTTGATGTAAATAATAAGATATTGAAAGAGTTTAAATACAAATATGGTAGTAACCCAGCTGTCATCTATACCAATTCCGAAAAAAGCAAAATATTTACTAGGGCGACGTGTACGGGGAATACGGTAGGAGGCTCTTATACTTATGCTGTTCCAGGTGGCGTATATACATCTAATATAAGTCAATTAGCAGCTGATCAAAAAGCACTGGACGATATTAATGCAAATGGCCAAAATATGGCAGATCAAAATGGACCATGTATGCCTATAATACCTTGTAGTTTCACGTTCTCACCCACTTTAGGCAGTCCGCAATACAGCTATAATGCTACAACAACAGTGAATGGAACAGTAAGATTTTATCTTTCGTTCTCAGGATATGGTATTTGGCAGAATTGGTCTGGAGGTATAAATATTGGAAAGGTAGGACCGGCTTGCGCTCCTTCAGTTGATCGAATAATTATGTATAACGAAGGTGGTCGACAATGGCGAATTTATATTGATACTTCCGGAAATTGTACAGCAAGTCTGATTTCAGGCACGGTTGATCCGTCTTCACAGAGTCCATTAAATTTTAATTTCCAATATCAAAAATAA
- a CDS encoding DUF6443 domain-containing protein yields the protein MKKYIIPIGTLLLSGIAQAQLTDTENYVQSKTYLDYNGTQPSKTLETVQYVDGLGRPKQVVNVKASPLGRDVVTHITYDEFGRQIKEYLPIPQAGTLNGAIVPNPLANASSTPYGSEKIYAEKVLENSPLDRILEQKQVGTAWAGKPVKFEYDASEDGDVRKYTVTTTWVNGATQSEFSSVESYGAAQLYKNTIIDEDGNKTIEFKNGKGQVILVRKILNKIKNTDTYYVYNEYDQLAFVLPPLASGAASLDEATLKNLCYQYRYDGRNRLVEKKLPGKGWEYMVYDKSDRLVLTQDASLEQKNEWLLTKYDSYGRVAYTAIIAGGSRSSMQAQAGPNLIVEKRHTTGFTQDGMQVQYTNDYFNALKKVLSVNYYDTYPQYSFNPSFPTSIEGETVLTDTPSLDGRSTKGLAVMSLVKNIEDDNWTTNYSYYDTKGRVIGTHSINHLGGYTKTESKLDFAGAVQKGVTRHKRLSTDTERVITENFTYDHQNRLLVHKHQVDSNPEEILSQNSYNELSQLETKKVGGTSAGSPLQTINYQYNIRGWMTQINDPANLGNDLFGYKINYNQVEGMETPNSNYSTLKVRPKFNGNITEVSWKTLTEENEPLKRYGYVYDGLNRLSAGFYQKQGNETAKEYFEIPEYDLNGNITRLKRSAALQTGNTAAVVIDDLRYDYTGNKLTKVTDAQQNSSGYPYLASPGTIGYDNDNGDGNGNMTSHPDKGISSIQYNYLNLPKQITQNAQVTNFIYRADGVKVKKFFGDIETNYLDGFQYKSTKPSEAGTGGIILPDPNEVAEMKLRIIPTSEGYYDALNGQYIYNYTDHLGNVRLSYTDTNKDGFIQPRQYRWVQCDGPWNPLNPPNCIDGWKPGEIVEVNNYYPFGLLHNYTATTQNAYQYKYNGKELQETGMYDYGARFLMPDIGRWISPDPLSEEYRRWSPYNYAVNNPVRFTDPDGMSVYDIIGVTKQDAQKFKADIHKVLSDSKFAGVIALIDVKGKSFNKVDATALSTALSGVNISKDEQAYIDTIVGAINDSKVHTVEYLSLGDTVSSAGGTALKDHMNKAQAGVGDKLVPDVSNVKADLINGIAGAGFNVPTAKGSHSIIVETASTTSESRAETSSHEVLGHGIPSAKGLSHTVNNTNAIRMSNLVRRITGSTEPPRDGTNPPHAGGKVTNENDLPISR from the coding sequence ATGAAAAAATACATCATCCCGATAGGTACCCTGCTGCTCTCAGGTATAGCCCAGGCTCAGCTTACCGATACAGAAAATTACGTCCAGTCCAAGACCTACCTTGATTATAACGGAACCCAGCCTTCCAAAACATTAGAAACCGTTCAGTATGTTGATGGTCTTGGAAGGCCCAAACAGGTTGTTAATGTAAAAGCTTCTCCTCTGGGAAGAGATGTGGTTACCCATATCACGTATGATGAGTTTGGAAGGCAGATTAAAGAATACCTTCCCATTCCCCAGGCAGGAACCTTAAACGGTGCTATTGTTCCCAATCCACTGGCTAATGCTTCAAGTACACCTTATGGCTCAGAAAAGATCTATGCTGAGAAAGTCCTGGAAAACTCACCTTTAGACCGTATTCTTGAACAGAAGCAGGTAGGAACAGCATGGGCAGGAAAACCTGTGAAATTTGAGTATGATGCTTCTGAAGACGGGGACGTAAGGAAATATACCGTCACCACGACCTGGGTAAACGGAGCTACCCAATCAGAGTTTAGTTCTGTAGAAAGCTATGGTGCTGCACAGCTGTATAAAAACACAATTATTGATGAAGACGGTAATAAGACCATCGAATTCAAGAATGGAAAAGGCCAGGTTATTTTAGTCAGAAAAATACTCAACAAAATCAAAAATACAGACACCTACTATGTTTATAATGAATATGATCAGTTGGCTTTTGTTCTCCCGCCATTAGCTTCCGGAGCGGCATCGCTGGATGAAGCCACGCTCAAAAATCTTTGCTATCAGTACCGTTATGACGGTAGAAACCGTTTGGTAGAAAAGAAACTTCCGGGTAAAGGCTGGGAATACATGGTGTATGATAAATCAGACCGTCTGGTCCTTACCCAGGATGCGAGTTTAGAGCAGAAAAACGAATGGCTGCTTACCAAATATGATTCTTATGGCAGGGTTGCTTATACCGCAATTATTGCAGGAGGCAGCAGAAGCAGCATGCAGGCTCAGGCAGGTCCTAATTTAATTGTGGAAAAGAGGCATACCACAGGATTTACTCAGGACGGGATGCAGGTGCAATATACCAATGATTATTTTAATGCTCTTAAAAAAGTTCTGAGTGTTAATTATTATGATACATATCCCCAGTACAGCTTCAATCCTTCTTTTCCAACATCTATTGAAGGAGAAACTGTTCTGACTGATACCCCTTCCTTAGATGGAAGAAGTACCAAAGGTCTTGCTGTGATGAGCCTGGTGAAGAATATTGAAGATGATAACTGGACCACAAATTACTCTTATTATGATACCAAAGGAAGAGTGATCGGAACCCACTCGATTAATCATTTAGGAGGCTACACCAAAACAGAATCTAAGCTTGATTTTGCAGGAGCTGTTCAAAAAGGTGTAACACGGCACAAAAGGCTAAGCACCGATACCGAAAGAGTAATTACAGAAAATTTCACGTATGACCACCAGAACAGGTTACTCGTTCATAAGCATCAAGTAGACAGTAATCCGGAAGAGATTCTGTCGCAAAACAGCTACAATGAACTCTCCCAATTGGAAACCAAGAAGGTTGGAGGAACTAGTGCGGGATCACCATTACAAACCATCAACTATCAGTATAACATCAGGGGCTGGATGACACAAATTAACGATCCTGCGAATTTGGGAAATGATCTGTTTGGTTATAAAATCAATTACAACCAAGTTGAAGGAATGGAAACCCCGAACAGTAACTATAGCACCTTAAAAGTAAGACCTAAATTCAACGGAAATATTACGGAAGTATCTTGGAAAACTTTAACGGAAGAAAATGAACCATTGAAAAGATACGGCTATGTTTATGATGGATTAAACCGTCTTTCAGCAGGTTTTTACCAGAAACAGGGTAATGAAACGGCCAAAGAATATTTTGAAATCCCGGAATATGACCTGAACGGAAATATCACCCGACTGAAAAGATCAGCTGCTCTCCAGACAGGAAATACAGCTGCTGTTGTGATTGATGATTTAAGATATGATTATACAGGCAATAAGCTGACTAAGGTGACCGATGCTCAGCAGAATTCATCAGGCTATCCATACCTTGCCAGCCCCGGAACAATTGGGTATGACAATGATAATGGCGACGGAAATGGGAATATGACCAGTCATCCGGATAAAGGCATTTCTTCAATTCAGTATAATTATTTAAATTTACCCAAACAGATTACCCAGAATGCTCAGGTGACCAACTTCATCTACAGGGCAGATGGAGTAAAAGTAAAGAAGTTCTTTGGAGATATAGAAACCAATTATCTGGATGGATTCCAGTATAAAAGTACCAAGCCATCAGAAGCAGGAACAGGTGGAATTATATTACCTGATCCAAATGAAGTTGCGGAGATGAAACTCAGAATCATTCCTACCTCAGAAGGTTATTATGATGCACTTAACGGTCAGTACATTTATAATTATACCGATCATTTGGGTAATGTAAGATTAAGCTACACGGATACCAATAAGGACGGATTCATACAGCCAAGACAATACCGTTGGGTGCAATGTGACGGACCTTGGAACCCTTTAAATCCACCCAATTGTATTGATGGTTGGAAACCGGGCGAGATTGTGGAAGTGAATAATTATTATCCTTTTGGATTGCTGCATAATTATACAGCAACAACGCAGAATGCTTATCAGTATAAGTACAATGGCAAAGAGCTGCAGGAGACGGGGATGTATGATTATGGCGCTCGTTTTCTTATGCCTGACATAGGTCGTTGGATATCGCCAGATCCTTTGAGTGAAGAATATAGAAGATGGTCGCCATACAATTATGCAGTAAATAATCCTGTTAGATTTACTGATCCGGATGGAATGAGTGTATATGACATTATTGGAGTTACTAAACAAGATGCCCAAAAATTTAAAGCAGATATTCATAAAGTTTTATCAGATAGTAAGTTTGCAGGAGTTATAGCATTAATAGATGTAAAAGGAAAATCATTTAACAAAGTAGATGCAACTGCATTATCTACTGCTTTAAGTGGAGTTAATATTTCAAAAGATGAACAGGCATACATTGATACAATTGTAGGGGCAATTAATGATTCCAAAGTTCATACAGTTGAATATTTATCATTGGGAGATACTGTATCTTCTGCTGGAGGAACAGCTCTTAAAGATCACATGAATAAAGCACAAGCTGGAGTTGGAGATAAATTAGTTCCAGATGTAAGTAATGTTAAAGCAGACCTTATAAATGGTATAGCTGGGGCAGGATTTAATGTTCCTACTGCAAAAGGTTCACATTCAATTATTGTGGAAACTGCATCTACTACTTCAGAATCAAGGGCTGAAACATCAAGCCATGAAGTTTTAGGACATGGTATACCATCAGCAAAAGGGTTATCTCATACTGTAAATAATACAAATGCAATTAGAATGTCTAATTTAGTGCGAAGGATTACAGGAAGTACTGAACCACCAAGAGATGGAACTAACCCACCTCATGCAGGAGGAAAAGTAACTAATGAAAATGATTTACCAATAAGTCGATAA